In the Chromobacterium sp. ATCC 53434 genome, ATGGCGATGCCCAGCCTGCCCGCCAGATGGTCGTAGCAGGTGCGCGCCAGCCGCAATTCCGGCGCCACCCGGCTGGCCGCGCGCGGCCGGGCCAGATCGTGGCCGTGGGCCGCCGCGCTCAGCGCTTCCAGCGCCTGGGCGATCGCGGCGTTGGCCAGCAGGTAGTAGCGGTGGCGGCCATGCCGCTCCACCTTGACCGCGCCGCCTTGCAGCAGCTTGGCCAGATGGTTGCTGGCGGCCTGCGCGCTGAGGCCGGCGTGCTGAGCCAGCTCGCTGGCCGGATAGCTGCGGCCGTCCAGCATCAACAGCAGCATCAGGGCGCGGCCGGGGTCGGCCAGCAGGCTGGCCAGGCGGCTGATGTCGGGAAGATGGGCGGCGGTCATGGTTCACTCCAGCGTGAAACATAGTGGCGGATGCCTGGCTACGATACGGTTATCCGAACGACATGCCAAGGAGTTTCGCCATGAGGGCCTTGCTGGATTATCTGAACACTTGCTGCCTGAGCGAGTCGCAGCTGCTGTTCCGCTGCGGCCTGACGCCCGAGCGGCTGGAGGCGCTGCAGCGGGAGGGGCGCGCGCCGCTGCCTTCCTATCGATTGCGCTGCGCCGGCGCCGTCACGTCCTTTTTCGGTGAGCACGCGCTGGAAGGCGAGCTCGCCTGGTATCCGCAGGCGATGGCCGAGTGGCTGATCGCGGCCGAACATGCCGACGCGGCGGCGCTGCGCGCGCATTTCGAGCGGCGCTACCGGGCGGAGCTGGCGCGTCTGACGGAACAGGGGCTGGCCGTGGAGCCGGCAGGCGGTCTGGACGAGGAATGGGCGCATTTCCTGGCCGGCACTTACGGCGTCTGCACCCGTCACGGCCGGGTCGAGCAGATCGCAGCCAAGGGCGCGATGGTGGCCCTGATAGACCGGCTGACGGAACGCCAGGCCCGCGTTTCGCTGCCGGCGCCGGAGTTGGCCCTGCTGCGCCGGGCGGTCGATCTGCTGGACGAGGTGGAGGCATGGTTCGCGCCGCACGAGCGCGCGGCCAGTTCCCGCGCGCGCTGCGTCGACGGCGTGCGGCGGCGATATCTGGGAGGCGGGGCGTGAGCGCCTGGCCGGAGCACGCGCTGGCCGCC is a window encoding:
- a CDS encoding DUF6058 family natural product biosynthesis protein, coding for MRALLDYLNTCCLSESQLLFRCGLTPERLEALQREGRAPLPSYRLRCAGAVTSFFGEHALEGELAWYPQAMAEWLIAAEHADAAALRAHFERRYRAELARLTEQGLAVEPAGGLDEEWAHFLAGTYGVCTRHGRVEQIAAKGAMVALIDRLTERQARVSLPAPELALLRRAVDLLDEVEAWFAPHERAASSRARCVDGVRRRYLGGGA
- a CDS encoding helix-turn-helix transcriptional regulator is translated as MTAAHLPDISRLASLLADPGRALMLLLMLDGRSYPASELAQHAGLSAQAASNHLAKLLQGGAVKVERHGRHRYYLLANAAIAQALEALSAAAHGHDLARPRAASRVAPELRLARTCYDHLAGRLGIAIADAMLADGLLLLDEERQFAVTEAGRDWFAATLAVEAPTGGKRPLARACLDWSERRPHLAGALGAALCREFLQRNWVERRRDGRALRLTPAGQTFLREQWGIRPETLTE